One genomic segment of Hordeum vulgare subsp. vulgare chromosome 2H, MorexV3_pseudomolecules_assembly, whole genome shotgun sequence includes these proteins:
- the LOC123424815 gene encoding sodium/hydrogen exchanger 2-like, with protein sequence MAFEVVAAQLARLSDALATSDHASVVSINLFVALLCACIVLGHLLEENRWLNESITALIIGLCTGVVILMTTKGKSSHVLVFSEDLFFIYLLPPIIFNAGFQVKKKQFFRNFMTITLFGAVGTMISFFTISLAAIAIFSKMNIGTLDVSDFLAIGAIFSATDSVCTLQVLNQDETPFLYSLVFGEGVVNDATSVVLFNALQNFDPNQIDAIVILKFLGNFCYLFVSSTFLGVFSGLLSAYIIKKLYIGRHSTDREVALMMLMAYLSYMLAELLDLSGILTVFFCGIVMSHYTWHNVTESSRVTTKHAFATLSFIAETFLFLYVGMDALDIEKWKFASDSPGKSIGISSILLGLVLVGRAAFVFPLSFLSNLTKKTELEKISWRQQIVIWWAGLMRGAVSIALAYNKFTRSGHTQLHGNAIMITSTITVVLFSTMLFGILTKPLIRFLLPASSNGDPSEPSSPKSLHSPLLTSMLGSDMEAPLPIVRPSSLRMLITKPTHTIHYYWRKFDDALMRPMFGGRGFVPYSPGSPTDPNVIVA encoded by the exons ATGGCGTTCGAAGTGGTGGCGGCGCAGTTGGCGCGGCTGAGCGACGCGCTGGCCACCTCGGACCACGCCTCCGTGGTCTCCATCAACCTCTTCGTCGCGCTGCTCTGCGCCTGCATCGTCCTCGGCCACCTCCTCGAGGAGAACCGCTGGCTCAACGAGTCCATCACCGCCCTCATCATC GGGCTGTGCACCGGCGTGGTGATCCTGATGACCACCAAGGGGAAGAGCTCGCACGTGCTCGTCTTCAGCGAGGACCTCTTCTTCATATACCTCCTCCCTCCCATCATCTTCAACGCCGG TTTCCAggtgaagaagaagcagttcttCCGGAATTTCATGACAATCACATTATTCGGCGCTGTCGGGACGATGATTTCATTCTTCACAATCTCTCTTG CTGCCATTGCGATATTCAGCAAGATGAACATTGGGACACTGGATGTATCAGATTTTCTCG CAATTGGAGCCATCTTTTCCGCGACAGATTCTGTCTGCACTTTACAG GTTCTCAATCAGGACGAGACGCCCTTTCTGTACAGTCTAGTTTTCGGGGAAGGTGTTGTGAACGATGCCACATCAGTCGTGCTTTTCAACGCGCTCCAGAACTTCGATCCTAACCAAATCGATGCAATCGTCATTCTGAAGTTCTTGGGAAACTTCTGCTACTTATTCGTGTCAAGCACCTTCCTTGGAGTATTT TCTGGATTGCTCAGTGCATACATAATCAAGAAGTTATACATAGGAAG GCATTCTACTGACCGTGAGGTTGCGCTTATGATGCTCATGGCCTACCTCTCATATATGCTAGCTGAG CTGCTTGATTTGAGTGGCATCCTCACCGTGTTCTTCTGTGGTATTGTGATGTCGCATTATACTTGGCATAATGTGACAGAGAGCTCAAGAGTTACAACAAA GCATGCTTTTGCAACCTTGTCCTTCATTGCTGAGACCTTTCTCTTCCTTTATGTTGGGATGGATGCACTGGATATCGAGAAGTGGAAATTTGCTAGTGACAG CCCTGGCAAATCCATCGGAATAAGCTCAATTTTGCTAGGATTAGTTCTGGTTGGAAGAGCTGCTTTTGTCTTCCCGCTTTCATTCTTATCCAACCTGACAAAGAAGACGGAGCTCGAAAAAATAAGCTGGAGGCAGCAA ATCGTAATATGGTGGGCTGGGCTGATGAGAGGAGCTGTGTCGATCGCTCTTGCTTACAATAAG TTTACAAGATCTGGCCACACACAGCTACACGGCAACGCGATAATGATCACCAGCACCATCACTGTCGTTCTGTTTAGCACTATG CTGTTTGGCATATTGACAAAGCCTCTGATCCGGTTCCTGCTGCCCGCGTCGAGCAATGGCGACCCCTCGGAGCCCTCGTCACCGAAGTCCCTGCACTCTCCTCTCCTCACAAGCATGCTAGGCTCGGACATGGAGGCGCCTCTCCCCATCGTCAGGCCCTCCAGCCTCCGGATGCTCATCACCAAGCCGACCCACACCATCCACTACTACTGGCGCAAGTTCGACGACGCGCTGATGCGTCCTATGTTCGGCGGGCGCGGGTTCGTGCCCTACTCCCCTGGATCACCCACCGATCCAAACGTAATCGTGGCATGA